A region from the Pelobates fuscus isolate aPelFus1 chromosome 1, aPelFus1.pri, whole genome shotgun sequence genome encodes:
- the LOC134568367 gene encoding calmodulin-alpha-like, translating into MAEQLTPEQIEEFKKAFSLYDKDGDGAITTKELGTVMRSLGQNPSEAELQDMLREIDHDGSGTIDFPEFLTLMARKMKDTDTEEEIREAFRLFDMDGNGYISGAELRHVMTTLAEKLTDEEADEMVREADIDGDGQVN; encoded by the coding sequence ATGGCTGAACAACTGACACCAGAGCAGATTGAGGAGTTTAAAAAAGCTTTCTCATTATATGACAAAGATGGTGATGGTGCAATTACAACAAAGGAGCTGGGCACCGTAATGAGGTCTCTCGGACAAAACCCTTCAGAAGCAGAACTACAAGACATGCTCAGAGAAATAGACCATGATGGTAGTGGGACAATCGATTTCCCTGAATTCCTCACTCTGATGGCCCGTAAAATGAAAGATACAGATACTGAAGAGGAAATCAGAGAGGCATTCCGACTGTTTGACATGGATGGAAATGGCTATATAAGTGGAGCAGAACTCCGTCATGTGATGACAACCCTGGCAGAGAAATTAACAGATGAAGAGGCTGATGAGATGGTCAGAGAAGCTGACATTGATGGGGACGGTCAAGTAAATTAG